Sequence from the Syntrophorhabdaceae bacterium genome:
AAAATATCTGTGGGCGCACTCAATTGAAAAGACTCAATAAATATCTCATTATCAGTGCGGCAAAGATCTTATTGATTGCCGAGCTTGCCGGCGTCATCATGTTTCTGACCATCGAATTCTTTGATAAGATGGATATCTTTACGTCATCTATCAAGATCTTTGCGGTAAGTGTAGTCTATCTTATGCTCATGCTGCCTTTCTATGTCCATGCGATTCTCCCTTTTTCCTTCCTCATTGCAATGCTCATCATGCTCATCCTCATGATCAGAGGAAATGAAATGATTATTGCGCGGACTTCGGGCATCAGTACGCTTTCGCTCATGAAGCCGCTACTTGCTTTTTCCATGGTCCTTGTAGTCTTCTCGTTCGTACTCTCAGAGTGGATCATCCCCTTCACTTCAGGCGCTTCTGACTATCTACTCAGGGTAAAGATACGTGGAGGAGAATCACAAGTATTCTTCAAGAACGATAAGATATGGTTCAAAAAGAATAACGTGATATGCAACATAGACTATTTTGATGCAAAGAGCGACACGATAAAGGGACTTACGGTCCTGGAACTTTCCGACACCTTCGCCATAAAAAAACGATACGATGCCGAGCAGGGCACATTCAAAGACGGCTCCTGGTATTTCACGCATGTTGCCGAGCGCACGTTCGACGGAAACGGGATTATTGCAAAAAAGACCTACGCCGAGTTTAAGGACTTAATCGAGGAGCCCCCGTCGTTTTTTAAAATTGCCAATAAAGATCCGGAGAACATGGGCTACGGGGAACTTGCCCGCTACATAGAGAAGCTGAAAAGTGACGGGCACAACATCAGGAGATATCTTGTGGACCTTTACAACAAGGTGGCCTTTCCGTTTGCCAATCTCATCATGGTATTTGCCGCCTTTTCGGTCGGTCTCAGGTACATGAAGACAAAGCATGTGTCCGTGGGCGTGCTCTCCGGTATCATGCTCGGCGCGTGCTACTGGGGTGTACACTTTCTGTCACTTGCGTTCGGTTACGGCGAGACCTTCCCCCCCCTGTTTGCCGCCTGGCTTTCGAATTGTCTCTTTATCGCGGCAGGCATAATTGGCATCGTAACGTTAAGGACATAGATTTAAAATGAGCCATATGATACAATTTTCGCAGCGTTCAACAGAAAGGAGTAAGTGAAGTGAGGGCGTATCTTGACATAGAAACCGATAGGGCCGGCAATATTTGTGTATTTGGCGTGTCTATCGAGAACAACGGTTTTCTCCAGTGGTATGGAGACGATATTAAGAGTGGCAGTATCGAACGGCAGCTGAGCAACGTAAAGACTATTGTGACCTTTAACGGTGACGGGTTTGATCTCCCGCGAATCAAGCAGTGTTTGAATATCGATCTTCAGGCAAATTGCGTGTCCAGAGACCTCTTCAAGGAAAAGAAAAAGCTCGGCATCAGGGGCGGGCTCAAAGACCTTGAAAAGATGTTCGGCATTGAACGGAAAACGGACGGCATGAACGGGTATAAAGCCATGTGGCTCTGGGAGAAGTATAAGAATTTCGGCAATCGCGACGCGCTTAATCTTCTGCTCGAATACAACAAGGAAGACGTCATAAACCTCATACGGCTCGAAGAGATACTGGAGAGCCTCAGGGAGGAATGACGTTCACAGAACCTTTTGAGTTAGCCTCCGTATCCAACAAGATAAGCGGACTCATGGTTTTCCCGGAGGGCACGGGAAAGTTTCGCTGCGTCATACTCTCACACGGGCTTATCAGCTCAAAGGAAAGCTCAAAGTACGTAGCCCTCTCCGAGAGATTCGCCGAGGCAGGCGTTGCCACGTGCAGATTCGATTACCACGGCTGCGGCGAAAGCGGAGGTAAGATCGGACAGACAACGCTTACCATCCGCCTTGACAATCTTAGCCGCGTCGCGGATTACGTGCTCCATCACAACAAAATCAATCCTGAAAAGATCGGAATAATCGGAAGCAGTTTCGGGGCCACCTCAGCACTTATCAAGGCAGCGCGAGACGCGCGGATACGGTGTGTCTCCCTCTGGGCGACCCCTTATCTTCTTGAAAAAGAGGGAGATGGCAGCATTGATGGCATCCCGTTTCAAGATGACATATATACCGACTTTGCGCGCTATGACGTGCTTGAAGAGGCAAGAAAGGTCAGCCGTGCCCTCGTCATTCACGGGGAGGTGGACGAAACTGTACCCTGCGCTGAAGGGCAACGAATCTATGAGAATCTTAGAGAACCTAAGGGCATAGAAATCGTGAAGGGAGGAGATCACGTATTCTCCAATCCAGCGCACAGAGACAGGGTAATCAATCTCGCTCTGGATTGGTTCGATACCTATCTCCCCGCATAAGCCGGATCTGAGCGCGTCCATGCGCAGAGTGTGCTCGAAGCTTTAAATTGTATCCTAATATCGGGCGAACGGACTCACGGTTATTTTACGGTTCGCTGTCCTTTTTCTTTTCACCCATTGATTTCAGCCGGTCTCTGATCAGGTCTCCGACCACATTGCTCAGTCCGATGCCGAGCGCCAGGGACAGAATCAGAATGATCCCTCCGAACATGATGAGAAAACTGGCGGTAACGATATTATTCCCCAGGCCCATGTATTCAAAGACGATGCCGAACGTGATGACGATCAGGAGAATCCGCACGCCTCTTGCAATAAAATCACCGTAAGTGATTCGAGCGTTCTTGCTCGTCAGATAGATCACTCTGCCGATGAAATTGCTGAAAATAATGCCGATGATAACGATGACGAGAGAGACAATAATACTGGGAAGCGCCGCTGAAATGCGAGAGGCATAGTCGGAGAATTGAGAAATGCTGGCAAGATTCAGACTGGCCGATAGAAAGAAGACGATGAAGATCCAGTATACGATCTTGCTCACGATCAGGGAAGGTGGGGTCTTCACGCCGCCTTTTTCCAGAAAGTTGATGATTCCCGCTTCCTCAGCCCACTTATCAAAACGGAACAGTACGAGTAGCTTGCTCAGGATCTTCTTCACGAGCCAGCTGAAGACAAACCCGATGAGCATGATGAAGACCATGACGAGGATGCTTTGATAGACATCCTGGAAATAGTCCCAAAGGTCGAGAAACATGTCCTGGAAAAACTTCAGAATAGCTTGCACGGAAAAATCTTATTCAAAGTGGGTTTGCATGTCAATGGAAATCCTCATATTTATTTTTGGTATTTTTTTATTGACATTCTCCTTTGATTCGTTTAGGAAATTGTAAAAAGAAAGGAGGGAAGAAAGATGCCTGCTAAAGTTGATCAAGATGCCTGCACCGGATGTGGCGCCTGCGCTGAGATATGTCCTGCCGATGCCATCTCCGTGGATGAAACAGCAAAAGTTGATCCCGAGCTCTGCACAGAATGTGGTGCCTGTGTAGAAGAATGCCCGGTAGAAGCTATTAGTCTGGAAGAGTAATCAGGCTTTTGAAAATATAAAAGGATGGGTCCTTAACCCATCCTTTTATGTGCCTTTTGTCTACGTTCCCTTTTTAGAAGCTTTTCGCAACAATCTCCGAGAGATCGAGTGCCTTCATGGTTTCGGTCTTTTCTTTATCTTTTATGGCATCTTCCATCATGATGAGGCAATAGGGGCACGCCGTGACCACGGTGTTGGCTTCAAGCGCAATGGCTTCGTCGATCCGCGCATGGTTGATCCTCTTATGGTGTTCTTCCATCCATATCCTGCCTCCGCCGCCGCCGCAGCAAAAACTCCTGTCATGGTTTCTCCCCATTTCGACATATGGCCCCTTGCTCACCCTGTCGACAACATTTCTCGGCGCTTCAAAGACGCCGTTCACCCTCCCGAGATAGCAGGGGTCGTGGAACGTGATCGTCCCTTCGATTGAGGGGTTGAGCGTGAGTTTGCCTTCTTTTACCAGCTTCCAGATGAATTCCGACTGATGGTAGACCTCGAAATTGCCTCCTATTTGCGGATATTCATTCTTCAGGGTGTGATAGCAGTGAGGGCAGGTTGTGATGATCTTCTTGACGCCCATTTCGTTGAGGAGCTCAACATTACCCTGCGCGAGTCCGAGGTAAAGCTCTTCATTCCCGCACCTTCGGGCAGGGTCGCCGCAGCAGGTCTCTTCCTGACCGAGAATGCCGAAGGAGACGCCGGCCTTGTTGAGGATCGAAGAAAATGATTTCGCGACCTTTCTGTTCCTGTCGTCGAGGGATGCCACGCACCCTACCCAGTAGAGATATTCTGCCTCTTGTTCGGCGAGATTCTTCACCCCGAGGTCGGCTATCCATTCGGTCCTCTGTCTTTTGCCCATACCATAGGGGTCTGTCTTCTGCTGGAGATTCTTGAAAAGGAGCCTTGTTTCGGAGGTCGTCTTGCTCAGGGTGAGGGTGAGATATCTTCTCATCTCAATGTTCTTGTCAAAGGTCGGTATAGAAATGGGACAGTTGACCTGACATGCGAGACAGGCCGTGCATGACCAGAGTGTCTCCTCCTGGATAACCTTATCGATGAGGCCTTCCTCGTTCTTAACACCCTTGGCCTTTCTCTCCCATTCGGCTTTTAAATCCTGAATCAACTGCTTTGGAGAAAGCGGCTTTTCCGTGTTGTAGGCGGGACAAAGGTCCTGACACCGGCCGCACCTCGTACAGGCATCGAGATCGAAGATCTGGCTCCGCGTGAACCCTTCGATGCTGTTCACGCCGAATTCTTCGGCAGTCTCAAAATCGGCGATAGGCTGGATCGCGCCTCTCGGGGTCAAGCCTCCCGGAACATCTGTGATTCCCCTGAACATCATGTTCAGCGAGGAGGTAATGATGTGAAGCAGCTTTGAATAGGCGATATAGACGATGAGTCCGAAGGAAAGGATCATGTGGACGTACCAGAGCACCCGGTGCGTGACCATAATGCCCTCCTTGGAACCCGTGAAAATGCCGGCCACGGACCAGCCCACAAAACTCCAGACTTCATAAGCCGGTCGCGTCGCCGCTATCCTCGCGCCTTCTACAAGAAACCCTGTGACAAGCACCACGAGAATCCAGAGAAGGACGAGGGCGTCTTCAGCTCTGCTGTCGAGCCTTGTCGGCTTTCTCACATATCGTCTCCATGCGGCGAAGAGTACGCCGACGATGGCCATGAGCCCTGCAACTTCCAGGATGAACGAAAACGTGAGATAGAAATCTCCGATAAGGTATTTGATGTTGAAAACGGGTTGGAAGAAATCATCCTGAAAGGCCACGAGAGCGGTACCGAAGGCGAGGATGAGAAATCCCCAGAACAGAAAAAGGTGCATGATGCCGGGATAGGATTCCCTGAGGATTGATTTGTGGAAGATTCCGTTAACTATATAATATCCTATGCGTTTTCCTAAACCCCTGGTGAAATTGATCGGCGAGGGTTTCCCGATCTTCCACATTTTGTATCGCTGAACGATGCCCATAATCAAAAGATAGATTGTTATCGCGGCGAGTATGTAAGTAATTATCCTCGCATACGGCCCCGCGTTCCAAAGGACCTCTCTTCCGATCTCCATTACAAACCTCCAAGGCTTTTTGTCATAATTTTATCTGTATAAACAAAGTAAAATCAATAAAAATGTGATTAATTTCACTTTTTAAGTGTGACGCAGGTCTTACCTTTGCTGAACGCAAGGTTCAGGCGAGCAAAAAGACGGTCACAACCTGCAAATTTATGAACTTTTTCGGAATATTATACTTGACATACCTAAACCCCTGTGCTATAGTTTTAGTAGAAAGGAGATATAACAATGGGACAGTCAATTATAAACTCCAAGCATTTCAGTGATGAACAAGCCGCTTATGATTTCATCGAAGAAAGACTGTGGCCTGAAGGCCCTGTATGTCCTCATTGTGGCGATAAAGATCATATCGGTAAGATGAATGGTAAAAGCCATAGGATCGGCATGTATAAATGCTACGCATGCTATCAGCCTTTTACGGTAAAGGTCGGTACGATCTTTGAAGACAGTCATGTGCCTATGCATCAATGGCTTCAGGCAATCTATCTTGTATGTTCCTCGAAGAAGGGTATAAGTTCGAATCAGCTTCATAGAACCCTGGATGTCACTCTTAAAACCGCATGGTTTATGTCGCACCGTATACGGATGGCTATGAATCAGGAACCAAGTGGCCCCTTTGGTGGAATAGTCGAAGGCGATGAAACTTTCATAGGCGGTAAGTTGCGCATAGGTCCGCTTTCCGACAAGCCGGGAAAACGCCCCAAAGACAGACCTTCTCATACCGCGAACAAGGCCCCCGTATTCTCTCTTGTACAACGTGGCGGATCTGTGAAGTCCTATCATGTTGAGAAAGTCACCGCAAAGAATCTTAGGCCGATAGTAGACAAAATGGTCACTAAGGACGCTCATTTTATGACCGACACTTCTACTGTTTTGGATAGTGTTGGTTTTGACCGCAAGCATTCCAAGGTATACCGTTGAAGGGTATTTCTCGATCCTCAAGAGAGGCATCAATGGCGTATACCATCATTGCGATGAAAAGCATCTTCACAGATACCTTGCTGAGTTCGATTTCAGGTATAATAATAGAGTGGCTAGGGGTGTTGATGATCTTAACAGGGCAGACAACTGTCTGCGAGGCGTTGTCGGTAAACGATTGACCTATACGACGTCTCACTGAGGGAGGAAGAAAGAGCAAATATGCCAAAAAGAAAAAAGCCGAAACTGAGCGCGAAGAAGCAACATGCCCTCTTTTTGGAGACTGCAAAAGCTGTTCAAGCCGAGGATGCAGGAGAAAGGTTTGAGAAGGCTTGTGCAAAGATTCTAAAACGGGAGAAGAAAACATAGTTATGTACCACAAGACAAAAGCATATAAATCACCCAATATAAGGTCATTAAAAACATTGGCATGAGAGATAACAGTACAATATGATAATCTTCGGGTTTAGTCTCTCTACTTCTGATGTTTGGTTGCTCGGTACTTGCGGTTTTCTCTTTATGGCTTTGATCGGTTATCGCCTTACAATCAACGCTCAAAGGCACAATGCTTTTAATATTGCCGCTACCACTTTCAGAGCCAAATTTATAGCCGAACTTGAAGGGCTTTATCCCATTCCCGTAAATTGGCCCAAGAGTATCGAAGTACAGTCTTTCCTTGGT
This genomic interval carries:
- a CDS encoding ribonuclease H-like domain-containing protein; amino-acid sequence: MRAYLDIETDRAGNICVFGVSIENNGFLQWYGDDIKSGSIERQLSNVKTIVTFNGDGFDLPRIKQCLNIDLQANCVSRDLFKEKKKLGIRGGLKDLEKMFGIERKTDGMNGYKAMWLWEKYKNFGNRDALNLLLEYNKEDVINLIRLEEILESLREE
- a CDS encoding heterodisulfide reductase-related iron-sulfur binding cluster, whose amino-acid sequence is MEIGREVLWNAGPYARIITYILAAITIYLLIMGIVQRYKMWKIGKPSPINFTRGLGKRIGYYIVNGIFHKSILRESYPGIMHLFLFWGFLILAFGTALVAFQDDFFQPVFNIKYLIGDFYLTFSFILEVAGLMAIVGVLFAAWRRYVRKPTRLDSRAEDALVLLWILVVLVTGFLVEGARIAATRPAYEVWSFVGWSVAGIFTGSKEGIMVTHRVLWYVHMILSFGLIVYIAYSKLLHIITSSLNMMFRGITDVPGGLTPRGAIQPIADFETAEEFGVNSIEGFTRSQIFDLDACTRCGRCQDLCPAYNTEKPLSPKQLIQDLKAEWERKAKGVKNEEGLIDKVIQEETLWSCTACLACQVNCPISIPTFDKNIEMRRYLTLTLSKTTSETRLLFKNLQQKTDPYGMGKRQRTEWIADLGVKNLAEQEAEYLYWVGCVASLDDRNRKVAKSFSSILNKAGVSFGILGQEETCCGDPARRCGNEELYLGLAQGNVELLNEMGVKKIITTCPHCYHTLKNEYPQIGGNFEVYHQSEFIWKLVKEGKLTLNPSIEGTITFHDPCYLGRVNGVFEAPRNVVDRVSKGPYVEMGRNHDRSFCCGGGGGRIWMEEHHKRINHARIDEAIALEANTVVTACPYCLIMMEDAIKDKEKTETMKALDLSEIVAKSF
- a CDS encoding LptF/LptG family permease, with protein sequence MKRLNKYLIISAAKILLIAELAGVIMFLTIEFFDKMDIFTSSIKIFAVSVVYLMLMLPFYVHAILPFSFLIAMLIMLILMIRGNEMIIARTSGISTLSLMKPLLAFSMVLVVFSFVLSEWIIPFTSGASDYLLRVKIRGGESQVFFKNDKIWFKKNNVICNIDYFDAKSDTIKGLTVLELSDTFAIKKRYDAEQGTFKDGSWYFTHVAERTFDGNGIIAKKTYAEFKDLIEEPPSFFKIANKDPENMGYGELARYIEKLKSDGHNIRRYLVDLYNKVAFPFANLIMVFAAFSVGLRYMKTKHVSVGVLSGIMLGACYWGVHFLSLAFGYGETFPPLFAAWLSNCLFIAAGIIGIVTLRT
- a CDS encoding 4Fe-4S binding protein, with protein sequence MPAKVDQDACTGCGACAEICPADAISVDETAKVDPELCTECGACVEECPVEAISLEE
- a CDS encoding alpha/beta fold hydrolase, with the translated sequence MTFTEPFELASVSNKISGLMVFPEGTGKFRCVILSHGLISSKESSKYVALSERFAEAGVATCRFDYHGCGESGGKIGQTTLTIRLDNLSRVADYVLHHNKINPEKIGIIGSSFGATSALIKAARDARIRCVSLWATPYLLEKEGDGSIDGIPFQDDIYTDFARYDVLEEARKVSRALVIHGEVDETVPCAEGQRIYENLREPKGIEIVKGGDHVFSNPAHRDRVINLALDWFDTYLPA